The following coding sequences lie in one Oceanicola sp. 502str15 genomic window:
- a CDS encoding cytochrome-c peroxidase, with protein MRSLALALLFPLAATAQEFPAPLSDADFIEIDAAEAALGQLLFYDPILSGNQNIACATCHHPRFATSDGLSLGMGEGGHGLGPERVADAANYPSEFIPRNAPALFNLGARQFTVLFHDGRIEVDESRASGFRTPMGEDMEVGFSGILSAQTMFPVLSADEMAGHVKENDVAKATRSGRITGPGGAWDIIARRVEGAGDYQARFEAVYPEVAAGRPLHFTDISNAIAAFMAFEWRADGSAFDAFLRGDEDALSAQALEGAELFYGTAGCSGCHSGALQTDHGFHAMGVPQIGPGKRLAFETHHRDVGRMGVTGHVEDAYAFRTPSLRNVVATAPYGHSGAYAELRDFVEAHAAPRAALAAYDGSPARLAALEHDALGPLQDAADRAALEAAIEVEDRPLLKDETDAIMAFLEALTDQPAIDGRLGVPERVPSGLPVDQ; from the coding sequence ATGCGTAGCCTCGCCCTCGCCCTGCTGTTTCCGCTTGCCGCCACCGCGCAGGAGTTTCCTGCGCCGTTGAGCGATGCCGATTTCATCGAGATCGACGCGGCCGAGGCCGCGCTCGGGCAACTGCTGTTCTACGACCCGATCCTGTCGGGCAACCAGAACATCGCCTGCGCCACCTGCCACCATCCGCGCTTCGCCACCTCCGACGGGCTTTCGCTCGGGATGGGCGAAGGCGGCCACGGGCTGGGGCCGGAGCGGGTGGCGGATGCCGCGAACTACCCGAGCGAGTTCATCCCCCGCAACGCCCCTGCCCTCTTCAACCTCGGCGCGCGGCAATTCACCGTGCTGTTTCACGACGGGCGCATCGAGGTGGACGAGAGCCGCGCTTCCGGCTTCCGCACGCCGATGGGCGAGGACATGGAGGTTGGCTTTTCGGGCATCCTCTCGGCGCAGACCATGTTTCCGGTGCTGTCGGCCGATGAGATGGCCGGCCACGTGAAGGAGAATGACGTGGCCAAGGCGACGCGCTCGGGGCGCATCACCGGGCCGGGCGGCGCGTGGGACATCATCGCGCGGCGGGTTGAGGGGGCGGGCGATTATCAGGCGCGGTTCGAGGCCGTTTATCCTGAGGTGGCGGCGGGCCGGCCGTTGCATTTTACCGATATTTCCAACGCCATCGCCGCGTTCATGGCCTTCGAGTGGCGCGCCGACGGCTCTGCCTTCGATGCCTTTCTGCGTGGGGATGAGGACGCGCTTTCGGCGCAGGCGCTTGAGGGGGCGGAGCTGTTTTATGGCACGGCGGGCTGCTCGGGCTGCCATTCCGGCGCGCTGCAAACCGACCACGGGTTTCACGCGATGGGGGTGCCGCAGATCGGCCCCGGCAAGCGGCTGGCCTTCGAAACGCACCATCGCGATGTGGGGCGCATGGGGGTGACGGGCCATGTCGAGGATGCCTATGCCTTTCGCACGCCGAGCCTGCGCAACGTGGTGGCCACGGCGCCTTACGGGCATTCGGGCGCCTATGCCGAGCTGCGCGATTTCGTGGAGGCCCATGCCGCCCCCCGCGCCGCGCTGGCTGCCTATGACGGCTCGCCCGCAAGGTTGGCCGCGCTGGAGCATGACGCCCTTGGCCCCTTGCAGGATGCCGCCGACCGGGCCGCGCTGGAAGCGGCGATCGAGGTCGAGGACCGCCCGCTGTTGAAGGACGAGACCGATGCGATCATGGCGTTTCTGGAGGCGCTGACGGACCAGCCCGCCATCGACGGGCGGCTCGGCGTGCCCGAGCGCGTGCCGAGCGGGTTGCCGGTGGATCAGTGA
- a CDS encoding 2Fe-2S iron-sulfur cluster-binding protein yields the protein MAQFLPLTVTDVRPTTREAVVVTLQPDDPAAFAFTQGQYLTFRQQIDGTEIRRSYSICCGVGEGLQVGIKRVEGGAFSSWANETLKPGMRLEAMPPAGRFFTPLDEGAAKHYLAFAGGSGITPVLSLIRTTLAAEPLSRFTLVYANRAAATVMFREELEDLKNRHMGRLQVVHVLEHDGQEVPLFSGRVDGEKVKALFSGLIEAEGVDTAFICGPEPMMLAISEALKSAGLAEDQIRFELFKSDQPGRLPQRAAAAMSAGASGAEAKVTLDGVTRSLTIEPGQTVLEAGLAASLDVPFACRAGVCSTCRCRVLEGEVEMAANYALEDDEVAKGYVLSCQSHVISDRVVVSYDA from the coding sequence ATGGCCCAGTTTCTCCCCCTCACCGTGACCGACGTGCGCCCCACCACCCGCGAGGCCGTGGTGGTAACGCTCCAGCCCGACGACCCGGCGGCCTTCGCCTTCACACAAGGCCAATACCTGACCTTCCGCCAGCAGATCGACGGCACCGAGATCCGCCGCAGCTATTCGATCTGCTGCGGCGTAGGCGAGGGGCTTCAGGTGGGGATTAAGCGGGTCGAGGGCGGGGCGTTTTCATCCTGGGCGAACGAGACCCTCAAACCCGGGATGCGGCTGGAGGCGATGCCGCCTGCGGGCCGGTTCTTCACCCCGCTCGATGAGGGCGCAGCAAAGCACTACCTCGCCTTCGCGGGCGGCTCGGGCATCACCCCCGTGCTCTCGCTCATCCGCACCACACTGGCCGCCGAGCCGCTTTCGCGCTTCACCCTCGTCTATGCCAACCGCGCGGCGGCGACGGTGATGTTTCGCGAGGAGCTGGAAGATCTGAAGAACCGCCACATGGGACGGCTTCAGGTGGTGCATGTGCTCGAGCATGACGGGCAGGAGGTGCCGTTGTTCTCGGGCCGGGTGGATGGCGAGAAGGTGAAAGCGCTGTTTTCCGGGCTGATCGAGGCCGAGGGGGTGGATACCGCCTTCATCTGCGGGCCGGAGCCGATGATGCTGGCGATCTCCGAGGCGCTGAAGAGCGCGGGGCTGGCCGAGGATCAGATCCGTTTCGAGCTGTTCAAATCCGACCAGCCCGGGCGGCTGCCGCAGCGGGCGGCGGCCGCCATGTCGGCAGGCGCCAGCGGGGCGGAGGCGAAGGTGACGCTCGACGGCGTGACCCGCAGCCTCACCATCGAGCCCGGCCAAACGGTGCTGGAAGCCGGGCTTGCGGCCTCGCTCGACGTGCCCTTCGCCTGTCGCGCCGGGGTCTGCTCCACTTGCCGCTGCCGGGTGCTCGAGGGCGAGGTGGAGATGGCAGCGAATTACGCGCTGGAAGATGACGAAGTGGCAAAGGGCTACGTGCTCAGCTGCCAGAGCCACGTGATCTCCGATCGCGTGGTGGTCAGCTACGACGCGTGA
- the paaD gene encoding 1,2-phenylacetyl-CoA epoxidase subunit PaaD — MAQTRLSEAEVWQVLGGVPDPEIPVISLVDLGVIRGVAYEGDTLIVTVTPTYSGCPATTIINLDIETALRAAGVEHLELRRQLAPPWTTDWLSAEGRAKLETYGIAPPQPAGGPERCPRCASRNLNKISQFGSTPCKAQWRCGDCLEPFDYFKCI, encoded by the coding sequence ATGGCGCAAACCCGGCTGTCGGAGGCCGAGGTCTGGCAGGTGCTCGGCGGCGTGCCGGACCCGGAAATTCCGGTGATCAGCCTCGTCGATCTCGGGGTGATCCGGGGCGTGGCCTATGAGGGCGACACCCTCATCGTCACCGTCACGCCCACCTATTCGGGCTGCCCGGCAACCACCATCATCAACCTCGATATCGAAACCGCGCTGCGCGCCGCGGGGGTGGAGCACCTCGAGCTGCGCCGCCAGCTCGCCCCGCCCTGGACGACCGACTGGCTCAGCGCCGAGGGACGGGCGAAGCTCGAAACCTACGGCATCGCCCCGCCCCAGCCCGCAGGCGGGCCGGAGCGCTGCCCGCGCTGCGCCTCCAGAAACCTCAACAAGATCAGCCAGTTCGGCTCCACCCCCTGCAAGGCCCAGTGGCGCTGCGGCGACTGCCTGGAACCTTTCGACTATTTCAAGTGCATCTGA
- the paaC gene encoding 1,2-phenylacetyl-CoA epoxidase subunit PaaC, which yields MLDGGSDPVGTLALRMGDNALILGHRVSEWCGHAPVLEEDIALANIALDLIGQAQLWLGLAGESAGKTADELAFLRDAWDFRCLLLVEQPNGDFGRTVMRQFLFDAWHVEMLRGLSGSSEPRVSEIAQKAVREVEYHLERSSALVIALGDGTEESHVRMQAALDWLWPWAGEALAADPVDAALAEAGIAPAPEALRPAWEATVRQVLAEATLTLPQSDFAHRGGKDGKRHSEALGHLLTQMQWLQRAYPGATW from the coding sequence ATGCTGGACGGCGGATCTGATCCGGTCGGCACGCTGGCGCTCCGGATGGGAGACAACGCGCTGATCCTCGGCCACCGGGTGTCGGAATGGTGCGGCCATGCCCCGGTGCTGGAGGAAGACATCGCGCTGGCCAATATCGCGCTCGACCTGATCGGGCAGGCGCAGCTCTGGCTGGGGCTGGCCGGGGAGAGCGCGGGCAAGACCGCCGACGAGTTGGCATTCCTGCGCGACGCATGGGACTTCCGCTGCCTGCTGCTGGTGGAGCAGCCCAACGGCGACTTCGGGCGCACGGTGATGCGCCAGTTCCTCTTCGATGCCTGGCATGTGGAGATGCTGCGGGGCCTCTCCGGCTCTTCCGAACCGAGGGTTTCGGAGATCGCACAAAAGGCAGTGAGGGAGGTGGAGTATCACCTTGAGCGGTCCTCGGCGCTGGTCATCGCCCTTGGCGATGGTACCGAGGAAAGCCACGTCCGGATGCAGGCAGCGCTCGATTGGCTCTGGCCCTGGGCGGGTGAGGCGCTGGCCGCCGATCCCGTGGATGCGGCGCTGGCGGAGGCGGGCATTGCGCCTGCACCCGAGGCCCTGCGCCCTGCCTGGGAGGCAACCGTGCGGCAGGTGCTGGCCGAAGCGACGCTCACCCTGCCGCAGAGCGATTTTGCCCATCGCGGCGGCAAGGACGGCAAGCGGCATTCGGAGGCGCTGGGGCATCTGCTGACCCAGATGCAATGGCTCCAGCGGGCCTATCCGGGGGCAACGTGGTGA
- the paaB gene encoding 1,2-phenylacetyl-CoA epoxidase subunit PaaB: MSRDWPLWEVFIRGSHGMSHRHVGSLHAADAEHALLSARDVYTRRNEGVSIWVVPSVQITASNPDDKGPFYEPSQSKVYRHPSFFDIPDDVGAM; the protein is encoded by the coding sequence ATGAGCAGGGACTGGCCACTCTGGGAGGTGTTCATCCGCGGCAGTCACGGGATGAGCCATCGCCACGTCGGCTCGCTCCACGCCGCCGATGCCGAGCACGCGCTGCTCTCGGCGCGCGACGTTTACACCCGGCGCAACGAGGGGGTCTCGATCTGGGTGGTGCCCTCGGTGCAGATCACCGCCTCGAACCCCGATGACAAGGGGCCGTTCTACGAGCCCTCGCAGAGCAAGGTCTATCGCCACCCGAGCTTCTTCGACATTCCCGATGACGTGGGGGCGATGTGA
- the paaA gene encoding 1,2-phenylacetyl-CoA epoxidase subunit PaaA, with the protein MYAQMIKSEGGKPREEMSPEEAAFQDRIDAGETIEPQDWMPEGYRKTLIRQIGQHAHSEIVGQLPEGNWITRAPTLERKAILLAKVQDEAGHGLYLYCAAETLGISRDDMTEQLLNGRMKYSSIFNYPTLSWADIGAVGWLVDGAAIMNQVPLQRTSYGPYSRAMIRICKEESFHQRQGFDIMMKMAKGTEAQRRMAQDALNRFWYPSLMMFGPSDAESVHSAQNMAWRIKINGNDELRQKFVDQTVPQAEFLGLTVPDEHLKWNEEKGGYDFSEPDWDEFFAVLKGAGPESAERMKARQDAWTEGQWVRDAMSAHAAKKAARREAAE; encoded by the coding sequence ATGTATGCACAGATGATCAAATCCGAGGGCGGCAAACCCCGCGAGGAGATGAGCCCGGAGGAGGCCGCTTTCCAAGACCGGATCGACGCGGGCGAAACCATCGAGCCGCAGGACTGGATGCCCGAGGGCTATCGCAAGACCCTGATCCGCCAGATCGGCCAGCACGCGCATTCCGAGATCGTCGGCCAGCTTCCCGAGGGCAACTGGATCACCCGCGCGCCCACGCTGGAGCGCAAGGCGATCCTGCTCGCCAAGGTGCAGGACGAGGCGGGCCACGGGCTCTACCTCTACTGCGCCGCAGAGACGCTGGGGATCAGCCGCGACGACATGACCGAGCAACTGCTCAACGGCCGGATGAAATACTCCAGCATCTTCAACTACCCGACCCTGAGCTGGGCCGATATCGGCGCCGTGGGCTGGCTGGTGGATGGGGCCGCGATCATGAACCAGGTGCCGCTCCAGCGCACCTCCTACGGGCCCTACAGCCGCGCCATGATCCGGATCTGCAAGGAGGAATCCTTCCACCAGCGCCAGGGGTTCGACATCATGATGAAGATGGCGAAGGGCACCGAGGCGCAGCGCCGGATGGCGCAGGACGCACTGAACCGCTTCTGGTATCCCTCGCTTATGATGTTCGGCCCGTCCGACGCGGAGTCGGTCCATTCGGCGCAGAACATGGCCTGGCGGATCAAGATCAACGGCAATGACGAGCTGCGGCAGAAGTTCGTTGACCAGACGGTGCCGCAGGCGGAGTTCCTCGGGCTGACGGTGCCCGACGAACACCTGAAATGGAACGAGGAGAAGGGCGGATACGACTTCTCCGAACCCGATTGGGACGAGTTTTTTGCCGTGCTCAAGGGCGCGGGGCCGGAGAGTGCCGAGCGGATGAAGGCGAGGCAGGATGCATGGACCGAGGGCCAATGGGTGCGCGATGCGATGAGCGCCCATGCAGCGAAGAAGGCGGCGCGCCGGGAGGCGGCAGAGTAG
- the pcaF gene encoding 3-oxoadipyl-CoA thiolase, translating to MAGEAFICDGVRTAIGRYGGALSQVRADDLAAVPIRALMVRNTGLDPAAIDDVIYGCANQAGEDNRNVARMALLLAGLPESVPGATINRLCASGMDAIGTVSRAIKAGDYELAIAGGVESMSRAPFVMGKATTAFSRAAEVFDTTIGWRFVNKAMKAAYGVDSMPQTADNVAADWGVSREDQDAFAARSQARWAGADAAGVFAQEIVPVEVPQRKGDPLVVAKDEHPRPGTTAEQLGRLKGVNGPDLSVTAGNASGVNDGAAALLVASEAAAQAQGLTPLARIVTMQSAGVAPRVMGIGPVPAVRKALAKAGLTIEQMDVIELNEAFAAQGLAVLRDLGVPDDAEHVNPNGGAIAIGHPLGMSGARLVLTAARELQRRGGRYALCTMCVGVGQGVALIIERV from the coding sequence ATGGCCGGAGAGGCTTTCATTTGTGACGGGGTGCGCACGGCGATTGGCCGCTATGGCGGGGCGCTGTCGCAGGTCCGGGCGGATGACCTGGCCGCCGTGCCGATCAGGGCGCTGATGGTCCGCAACACCGGGCTCGACCCCGCCGCAATCGACGATGTGATCTACGGCTGCGCCAACCAGGCCGGCGAAGACAACCGCAACGTGGCCCGCATGGCGCTGCTGCTGGCGGGCCTCCCCGAGAGCGTGCCGGGCGCCACCATCAACCGCCTCTGCGCCAGCGGCATGGATGCCATCGGCACCGTGAGCCGCGCGATCAAGGCCGGCGATTACGAGCTCGCCATAGCCGGGGGCGTCGAGAGCATGAGCCGCGCGCCCTTCGTGATGGGCAAGGCGACCACCGCCTTCTCCCGCGCGGCCGAGGTGTTTGACACCACCATCGGATGGCGCTTCGTCAACAAGGCGATGAAGGCGGCCTACGGCGTCGATTCCATGCCCCAGACCGCCGACAACGTCGCCGCCGACTGGGGCGTCTCCCGCGAGGATCAGGACGCTTTCGCCGCCCGCTCTCAGGCCCGCTGGGCCGGGGCCGATGCCGCCGGCGTGTTCGCGCAAGAGATCGTCCCGGTCGAGGTGCCCCAGCGCAAGGGCGACCCGCTGGTTGTGGCGAAGGACGAGCACCCGCGCCCCGGCACCACCGCCGAGCAGCTCGGGCGCTTGAAGGGCGTAAACGGCCCCGATCTGAGCGTGACCGCGGGCAATGCCTCTGGCGTCAATGACGGCGCCGCGGCGCTGCTGGTGGCCTCCGAGGCCGCCGCGCAGGCGCAGGGGCTCACCCCGCTGGCGCGGATCGTGACGATGCAATCTGCCGGGGTTGCCCCCCGCGTCATGGGCATCGGCCCGGTGCCCGCCGTGCGCAAGGCGCTGGCGAAGGCCGGTCTGACCATCGAGCAGATGGACGTGATCGAGCTGAACGAGGCTTTCGCCGCCCAGGGCCTCGCCGTACTGCGCGACCTCGGCGTCCCCGATGACGCCGAACATGTGAACCCCAACGGCGGCGCCATCGCCATCGGCCACCCGCTCGGCATGTCCGGCGCCCGGTTGGTGCTGACGGCGGCGCGGGAGCTGCAGCGGCGCGGCGGGCGCTATGCGCTCTGCACCATGTGTGTGGGCGTGGGGCAGGGGGTTGCCTTGATTATTGAGCGGGTCTGA
- the lpdA gene encoding dihydrolipoyl dehydrogenase, whose amino-acid sequence MASQSFDLIVIGAGPGGYVAAIRAAQLGLKVVCVERENLGGICLNWGCIPTKALLRSSEVFHLMHRAKEFGLSVEKAGYDLDAVVKRSRGVAAQMEGGIKHLFKKNKVTSIMGEAKITAKGKVSVKTEKGTEELSAKNIVVATGARARELPGLEADGDLVWTYRHALTPSRMPKKLLVIGSGAIGIEFASFYNTLGADTTVVEVMDRVLPVEDKDISAFAKKQFEKQGMKIMEKAMVKQLDRAKGKVTAHVEVGGKVEKMEFDTVISAVGIVGNVEGLGLEELGVKIDRTHVVTDEFCQTGVEGVYAIGDIAGAPWLAHKASHEGVMVAEHIKGMHVHPIKPGSIAGCTYCHPQVASVGMTEAKAKEAGYELKVGKFPFIGNGKAVALGEPEGMVKTVFDAKTGELLGAHMVGAEVTELIQGYVVGRQLETTEEDLMHTVFPHPTLSEMMHESVLEAYGRAIHI is encoded by the coding sequence ATGGCCTCGCAAAGCTTCGACCTGATCGTCATCGGCGCCGGCCCCGGCGGCTATGTTGCCGCGATCCGCGCCGCCCAGCTCGGGCTCAAGGTGGTGTGCGTCGAGCGGGAGAACCTCGGCGGCATCTGCCTCAACTGGGGCTGCATCCCGACCAAGGCGCTGCTGCGCTCTTCCGAAGTGTTCCACCTGATGCACCGCGCCAAGGAATTCGGCCTCTCGGTGGAGAAGGCCGGCTATGACCTCGACGCCGTGGTGAAGCGCTCGCGCGGTGTCGCCGCGCAGATGGAAGGCGGCATCAAGCACCTGTTCAAGAAGAACAAGGTGACCTCGATCATGGGCGAGGCCAAGATCACCGCGAAGGGCAAGGTGTCGGTCAAGACCGAGAAGGGCACCGAGGAGCTGAGTGCCAAGAACATCGTGGTGGCCACCGGCGCGCGCGCCCGCGAGCTTCCGGGGCTGGAGGCCGACGGTGATCTGGTCTGGACCTACCGCCACGCCCTCACCCCGAGCCGCATGCCCAAGAAGCTGCTGGTGATCGGCTCCGGCGCGATCGGCATCGAATTCGCCAGCTTCTACAACACGCTCGGGGCCGACACGACCGTGGTGGAAGTGATGGACCGGGTGCTGCCGGTGGAAGACAAGGACATCTCTGCCTTCGCCAAGAAACAGTTCGAGAAGCAGGGCATGAAGATCATGGAGAAAGCCATGGTCAAGCAGCTCGACCGGGCGAAAGGCAAGGTCACGGCCCATGTCGAGGTCGGCGGCAAGGTCGAGAAGATGGAGTTCGACACCGTGATCTCCGCCGTCGGGATCGTCGGCAACGTCGAGGGCCTCGGCCTTGAAGAGCTTGGCGTGAAGATCGACCGGACCCACGTTGTGACGGACGAGTTCTGCCAGACCGGGGTCGAGGGCGTCTATGCCATCGGCGATATCGCCGGCGCGCCCTGGCTGGCGCATAAGGCGAGCCACGAGGGCGTCATGGTGGCCGAGCATATCAAGGGGATGCACGTGCACCCGATCAAGCCCGGCAGCATTGCCGGCTGCACCTACTGCCACCCGCAGGTCGCCAGCGTCGGCATGACCGAAGCCAAGGCCAAGGAAGCCGGATACGAGCTGAAGGTGGGCAAGTTCCCCTTCATCGGCAACGGCAAGGCGGTGGCGCTTGGCGAGCCCGAGGGCATGGTGAAGACCGTGTTCGACGCCAAGACCGGCGAGCTTCTGGGGGCCCACATGGTGGGCGCCGAGGTGACCGAGCTGATCCAGGGCTACGTTGTGGGCCGCCAGCTCGAAACCACCGAAGAAGACCTGATGCACACGGTCTTCCCGCATCCGACTCTCTCGGAAATGATGCATGAGTCCGTGCTCGAGGCCTACGGGCGGGCGATACATATCTAG
- a CDS encoding DUF924 family protein: protein MVEPEEVVRFWVDEVGTKGWYVQEEALDADIRARFLDSWEAVAAGDLPRWGWTAREVLARLILVDQFPRNMFRGDPRSFATDGLARTWSKWAVQVRKDDRVDGPARQFFYLPLMHSEVLADQDAAVRLFLVRTPGSDNLRHARAHRQVIRDFGRFPYRNAALGRVSSAAEEAYIAAGGYRWSLNHVDDEGGGGWNSSA from the coding sequence ATGGTCGAACCCGAAGAGGTCGTTCGGTTCTGGGTCGATGAGGTCGGCACCAAGGGCTGGTACGTGCAGGAGGAGGCGCTGGACGCCGACATCCGGGCGCGCTTTCTCGATAGCTGGGAGGCCGTGGCGGCGGGCGATCTTCCGCGCTGGGGCTGGACCGCGCGCGAGGTGCTGGCCCGCCTGATCCTCGTCGACCAGTTTCCGCGCAACATGTTTCGCGGCGATCCCCGCAGCTTCGCCACCGACGGGCTGGCCCGCACATGGTCCAAATGGGCGGTGCAGGTGCGCAAGGACGACCGGGTCGACGGCCCGGCGCGCCAGTTCTTCTACCTGCCGCTGATGCACTCCGAGGTGCTGGCCGATCAGGATGCCGCCGTGCGCCTGTTTCTCGTGCGCACACCGGGCAGCGACAACCTGCGCCACGCCCGCGCCCACCGGCAGGTGATCCGAGACTTCGGCCGCTTTCCCTATCGCAACGCCGCTCTCGGCCGCGTCTCCAGCGCGGCCGAAGAGGCCTATATCGCGGCGGGCGGCTACCGGTGGTCGCTGAACCATGTCGACGACGAGGGCGGCGGTGGCTGGAACTCCTCTGCCTAA
- a CDS encoding MFS transporter produces MIKVMSSTWALLLGVMLLMVGNGVQGTLLGIRGALEGFSTWEMSFVMSAYFLGFLGGSRLAPEMIRRVGHVRVFAALGSFISAVLVLYPTVTEPWAWILGRVIIGFCFSGVYVTAESWLNSSVTSDIRGKALSLYMIVQMVGIVAAQGLLLTADPSGFVLFVIPSVLVSISFAPILLSVQPTPAFDTTKPLSLVKLYAISPLGCVGTFLVGGIYSALFGMAAVFGAQAGLTVAQISAFVASIYIGGLVLQYPVGWFSDRMDRRMLIAMLAVAGGGGALFGLVFGGIFSAILVSGLAIGGMTNPLYALLIAYTNDFLEPDDMAGASGGLMFINGLGAIAGPLVTGWLMSVAGPGGFFLYIAVLMALVAAYAFWRMTRRPGVAVEDTGHYAPVLPSATAVAVDMAQEVFIEGLEEDEPAA; encoded by the coding sequence ATGATTAAGGTGATGTCCAGCACATGGGCGCTGCTCTTGGGTGTGATGCTGCTGATGGTGGGCAACGGCGTGCAGGGCACGCTGCTGGGTATCCGCGGGGCGCTGGAAGGGTTCAGCACCTGGGAGATGTCCTTCGTGATGTCGGCCTACTTCCTCGGCTTCCTCGGCGGCTCGCGGCTGGCACCCGAGATGATCCGGCGCGTCGGGCACGTGCGGGTCTTCGCGGCGCTCGGCAGCTTCATCAGCGCGGTGCTGGTGCTCTATCCCACCGTGACCGAACCCTGGGCCTGGATCCTCGGGCGGGTCATCATCGGCTTCTGCTTCTCCGGCGTCTACGTCACCGCCGAAAGCTGGCTGAACAGCTCGGTCACCTCCGACATCCGGGGCAAGGCGCTCTCGCTCTACATGATCGTGCAGATGGTCGGCATCGTCGCCGCCCAGGGCCTGCTGCTCACGGCAGACCCCTCGGGCTTCGTGCTCTTCGTCATCCCCAGCGTGCTGGTGTCGATCTCCTTCGCGCCGATCCTGCTCAGCGTGCAACCGACCCCCGCCTTCGACACCACAAAGCCGCTCTCGCTGGTCAAGCTCTACGCGATCTCGCCTCTCGGCTGCGTCGGCACCTTCCTCGTCGGCGGCATCTACTCGGCGCTCTTCGGCATGGCGGCGGTCTTCGGCGCGCAGGCCGGGCTGACGGTGGCGCAGATCTCGGCCTTCGTCGCCTCCATCTACATCGGCGGGCTGGTGCTGCAATATCCGGTCGGCTGGTTCTCCGACCGGATGGACCGGCGGATGCTGATCGCCATGCTCGCCGTCGCCGGCGGCGGCGGGGCGCTCTTCGGCCTCGTCTTCGGCGGGATCTTCAGCGCCATCCTCGTGTCCGGCCTTGCCATCGGCGGCATGACCAACCCGCTCTACGCGCTGCTCATCGCCTATACCAACGACTTCCTGGAACCAGATGACATGGCCGGAGCCTCGGGCGGGCTGATGTTCATCAACGGGCTCGGCGCCATCGCCGGCCCCCTCGTCACCGGCTGGCTGATGAGCGTGGCGGGGCCGGGGGGCTTCTTCCTCTACATCGCGGTGCTCATGGCGCTGGTCGCAGCCTATGCCTTCTGGCGCATGACCCGGCGCCCCGGCGTTGCGGTCGAGGACACCGGCCATTACGCGCCGGTTCTGCCCTCGGCCACGGCGGTGGCCGTGGACATGGCGCAGGAGGTCTTCATCGAAGGGCTGGAAGAGGATGAACCCGCCGCCTGA
- the queA gene encoding tRNA preQ1(34) S-adenosylmethionine ribosyltransferase-isomerase QueA yields the protein MKLDDFDFDLPEELIAVRPAYPRGASRLLVAGADWIEDRAVADICDHLRPGDRLVLNNTKVIPARLSGLRRRDSAQGPVEARIEVTLLEPGQGGEWLALARPARKLKPGERVEFGAGLSAEVLAREGGEVRLRFSAEGAAFDAALEQVGAMPLPPYIAARRAADEADREDYQTVFAKHAGAVAAPTASLHFDAAMLARIEAMGVGLTEVTLHVGAGTFLPVTVDDVTTHRMHAERGEVSAQAAEEINATKAAGGRIIPVGTTALRLIESAAEAKGRIAPWQGETDIFIYPGFEFALTDALMTNFHLPKSTLMMLVSALMGQSRVMEIYRHAIEARYRFFSYGDSSLLLPGE from the coding sequence ATGAAGCTGGATGATTTCGATTTTGACCTCCCCGAGGAGCTGATCGCGGTGCGCCCTGCCTATCCGCGCGGGGCCTCACGGCTGCTCGTGGCCGGTGCCGACTGGATCGAAGACCGGGCGGTGGCCGACATCTGCGACCACCTGCGCCCCGGCGACCGGCTGGTGCTGAACAACACCAAGGTCATTCCGGCGCGGCTCTCGGGTTTGCGACGGCGCGACTCCGCCCAAGGTCCGGTCGAGGCGCGGATCGAGGTCACGCTGCTGGAGCCGGGACAGGGCGGCGAGTGGCTGGCGCTGGCGCGCCCGGCCCGCAAGCTGAAGCCCGGCGAGCGCGTGGAGTTCGGCGCGGGGCTGTCCGCCGAGGTGCTCGCCCGCGAGGGCGGCGAGGTGCGGCTGCGCTTCTCGGCCGAGGGCGCGGCCTTCGACGCGGCGCTGGAGCAGGTCGGCGCCATGCCCCTGCCGCCCTACATCGCGGCCCGGCGCGCGGCGGACGAGGCCGACCGCGAAGATTATCAGACCGTCTTTGCCAAGCACGCAGGCGCGGTGGCGGCCCCCACGGCCTCGCTCCACTTCGATGCCGCGATGCTGGCGCGCATCGAGGCGATGGGCGTGGGGCTCACCGAGGTCACGCTGCACGTGGGCGCGGGCACCTTCCTGCCGGTGACGGTCGACGACGTAACCACCCACCGCATGCACGCCGAGCGCGGCGAGGTCAGCGCGCAGGCGGCCGAGGAGATCAACGCCACCAAGGCCGCCGGCGGGCGCATCATTCCGGTGGGCACCACGGCGCTGCGGCTGATCGAAAGCGCGGCAGAGGCAAAGGGCCGTATCGCGCCCTGGCAGGGGGAGACCGATATCTTCATCTACCCCGGCTTCGAATTTGCCCTGACCGACGCGCTGATGACCAACTTCCACCTGCCGAAATCCACGCTGATGATGCTGGTTTCGGCCCTGATGGGGCAGAGCAGGGTAATGGAGATTTACCGACACGCCATAGAGGCGCGCTACAGGTTTTTCTCCTATGGTGACAGCTCGCTGCTGTTGCCGGGCGAATAA